In a genomic window of Platichthys flesus chromosome 24, fPlaFle2.1, whole genome shotgun sequence:
- the LOC133950259 gene encoding uncharacterized protein LOC133950259 — protein sequence MKTSPKFVLYLTCFFLGKMGELFQMHQFILSPQVSGFISADVGDNLTLQCFYEGDEKKMYWYKQTPGQKPRIISVTYKSAKSGLLLREFKDNHRFTAESMGNASHLNISDLQLSDSATYYCLQSRSHVLEFTEGVTVSVKGSGSNIQAVVHQSESIQPGGSVTLSCTVHTGTCDGEHSVYWFKSSEEPQPGLIFTHGDRNHQCERKPDTQTHTCVYNLSMERLNRSHAGTYYCAVAACGHIVFGDGTKVDFEEVLDYLPLVYILSATSAITTLLSVLLAFSTCMMRVTDPNAPSSKINAKDEQDEDDPCYIAHREIQMNRSRGQRDDTWSECVYLSVRQ from the exons atgaagacatctCCGAAGTTCGTTCTCTACCTGACATGTTTCTTCTTGGGGAAAATgggtgagttgt ttCAGATGCATCAATTTATCTTGTCTCCTCAAGTCAGTGGATTTATATCAGCTGATGTTGGAGACAACTTGACTTTGCAATGTTTCTATGAgggggatgaaaaaaaaatgtattggtacaaacaaacaccaggACAGAAACCTCGAATTATCTCAGTGACGTACAAATCTGCTAAAAGTGGTCTGTTATTGAGAGAATTCAAGGACAATCACCGCTTCACTGCGGAAAGTATGGGTAATGCGAGTCACCTAAATATCTCAGATCTGCAGCTTTCAGACTCAGCTACTTACTACTGTTTACAGAGTCGTTCACATGTGCTTGAGTTTACGGAGGGCGTCACTGTCAGTGTGAAAGGTTCAGGGTCTAACATCCAGGCTGTGGTGCATCAGTCTGAGAGCATCCAGCCAGGAGGCTCTGTGACTCTCAGCTGTACAGTTCACACTGGGACCTGTGATGGAGAACACAGTGTTTACTGGTTCAAGAGCTCTGAAGAACCTCAGCCAGGACTCATTTTCACCCATGGAGACAGGAACCATCAGTGTGAGAGGAaacctgacacacagacacacacctgtgtctACAACTTGTCAATGGAGAGACTGAACCGTTCTCATGCTGGGACCTACTACTGTGCTGTCGCTGCATGTGGACACATTGTGTTTGGAGACGGGACCAAAGTGGACTTTGAAG AGGTGTTGGACTATCTTCCCTTGGTGTATATCCTGAGTGCGACCTCGGCAATCACCACCCTGCTGAGTGTTCTACTGGCTTTCTCAACATGCATGATGAGGGTAACAG atcCCAATGCTCCATCCTCCAAAATAAATGCAAAG GATGAGCAGGATGAAGACGACCCCTGCTACATTGCTCACAGGGAGATACAGATGAACAGatccagaggacagagggatgatacctggagtgaatgtgtgtacttGAGTGTGAGGCAGTAG
- the LOC133950260 gene encoding uncharacterized protein LOC133950260, with product MNFTLLSAILCWLSVSCCEFHVVEVQTGEEVTLLCTNYASSPSHISWFKLENGSNTSLISSIFSHDTVATYFDGFEEEKFNMTSNVSSVFLQIKQVDLSDSGLYICGYKVGTNSSKFPGVYSVTYLKVKEKSDDHANLTIEILMGGLIIVLIIIIIALVLKIWKLHSAHKEAQDPQDSKNVGSDDLNYAGLSFLPRAERSRGPALEREPEPNVVYASTMHSRNHRN from the exons ATGAACTTCACCCTCCTGTCAGCTATACTCT GTTGGCTCTCTGTCTCATGTTGTGAATTTCACGTTGTGGAGGTCCAGACCGGTGAAGAGGTCACGCTGCTGTGTACCAACTACGCCAGTTCCCCCTCTCACATATCATGGTTCAAACTGGAAAACGGATCCAACACCagcctcatctcctccatcttctcccatGACACAGTTGCAACGTACTTCGATGgatttgaagaagaaaagttcAACATGACGTCCAACGTCAGTAGTGTCTTTCTCCAAATCAAACAAGTGGATTTATCTGACTCTGGACTCTATATATGTGGCTATAAGGTGGGCACCAACTCCAGCAAATTCCCAGGAGTTTACAGTGTAACatatttaaaggttaaag AAAAGTCTGATGACCATGCAAATCTGACCATCGAGATCCTCATGGGCGGTCTGATTATCGTCCTCATTATAATCATTATCGCTCTGGTTCTTAAAATCTGGAAACTTCATTCAG cACATAAAGAGGCACAGGATCCACAAGACAGTAAG AATGTGGGCTCTGATGATCTGAACTACGCAGGACTGAGTTTCCTTCCAAGAGCAGAGCGGAGCAGAGGGCCTGCTCTAGAGAGAGAGCCGGAGCCTAATGTTGTCTACGCCAGCACCATGCACTCAAGAAACCACCGGAACTGA